The following coding sequences are from one Sphaeramia orbicularis chromosome 11, fSphaOr1.1, whole genome shotgun sequence window:
- the otud6b gene encoding deubiquitinase OTUD6B: MEEGIAETPEELLAKQHRKEKKDLQAKIQSMKNAVPKNDKKRRKQLTEEITKLEADLNQKHEEEVKQLKSTTDTKVEEVINGVESLKVDGGEEEEVKQPRVTKAQKRREKKAAQEKERETRIAEAEVQNLQGVRHQEGLKLTQKLAQQQLQIKEISSDGHCMYRAVEDQLAQRSVPGLPMNVKELRSRTAQHMRSHADDFLPFLTNPNTGDMYTTDEFEKYCSDVEHTAAWGGQLELRALTHVLHLPIAVIQADSPTIKIGEEYDSEPITLLYMRHAYGLGEHYNSVERLKDPANAEDS; encoded by the exons ATGGAGGAGGGGATAGCGGAGACACCGGAGGAGCTGCTGGCCAAACAGCACCGCAAAGAGAAGAAAGACCTGCAAG CAAAAATCCAGAGCATGAAAAATGCAGTCcccaaaaatgacaagaaaaggaGGAAACAGCTGACTGAGGAGATCACCAAGTTAGAGGCTGACCTCAACCAGAAACATGAGGAGGAGGTCAAACAGCTCAAATCTACTACAGACACAAAG GTAGAGGAGGTGATCAATGGAGTTGAGTCTCTAAAGGTGGATggtggagaagaagaggaggtcaAACAACCACGGGTTACCAAGGCCCAAAAGAGACGG GAAAAGAAAGCTGCCCAGGAGAAGGAGCGGGAGACCCGGATAGCAGAGGCAGAGGTGCAGAACCTGCAGGGGGTGAGACACCAGGAGGGGTTGAAACTGACCCAGAAACTGGCTCAGCAGCAGCTCCAGATCAAGGAGATCTCCTCTGATGGCCACTGCATGTACCGCGCTGTCGAGGATCAGCTGGCGCAGCGATCAGTG cCTGGATTACCCATGAACGTGAAGGAACTGCGGTCCCGCACTGCCCAGCACATGAGAAGTCACGCGGATGACTTCTTACCTTTTCTCACCAACCCCAACACTGGTGACATGTACACAACAG atgaatttgagaaatactGCAGTGACGTGGAGCACACAGCAGCGTGGGGGGGGCAACTCGAA ctgCGAGCTTTGACCCATGTTCTCCATTTACCAATAGCAGTGATCCAGGCCGACTCCCCAACTATCAAAATTGGAGAGGAGTATGACAGCGAACCCATCACTCTTCT ttaTATGCGTCATGCCTACGGACTGGGAGAACACTACAACTCTGTGGAGCGGCTAAAGGACCCGGCCAACGCAGAGGACAGCTGA
- the LOC115427964 gene encoding ras-related protein Rab-5A → MANRGGATRPNGPNAGNKICQFKLVLLGESAVGKSSLVLRFVKGQFHEFQESTIGAAFLTQTVCLDDTTVKFEIWDTAGQERYHSLAPMYYRGAQAAIVVYDITNEESFARAKNWVKELQRQASPNIVIALSGNKADLANKRAVDFQDAQSYADDNSLLFMETSAKTSMNVNEIFMAIAKRLPKSEPQAAGATSGRNRGVDLTEAAQPAKAPCCSN, encoded by the exons ATGGCCAATCGGGGAGGAGCTACAAGACCCAATGGACCCAATGCCGGGAACAAGATCTGTCAGTTTAAGCTGGTGCTTCTGGGCGAGTCAGCTGTTGGAAAATCTAGCTTGGTGCTCCGCTTCGTTAAAGGCCAGTTCCATGAATTCCAGGAGAGCACAATAGGAG CGGCCTTCCTCACCCAGACAGTGTGCCTAGACGACACAACGGTAAAGTTTGAGATCTGGGACACTGCAGGTCAGGAGCGTTACCACAGTTTGGCACCTATGTATTACAGAGGAGCACAGGCGGCCATCGTGGTCTACGACATCACAAACGAG GAGTCCTTTGCTCGAGCAAAGAATTGGGTAAAAGAGCTGCAGAGACAAGCTAGTCCTAATATAGTCATCGCTCTGTCTGGCAACAAGGCTGACCTTGCCAATAAGAGGGCCGTCGACTTCCAG GATGCCCAGTCCTACGCAGATGACAACAGCTTACTTTTCATGGAGACGTCAGCCAAGACATCTATGAATGTGAATGAAATATTTATGGCTATTG CAAAGAGATTGCCGAAGAGTGAGCCTCAGGCTGCAGGAGCAACCAGTGGGCGTAACCGGGGAGTGGACCTGACAGAAGCTGCACAACCCGCCAAGGCCCCGTGCTGCAGTAACTAA